The DNA sequence GACGCCACAGGTTCCCTGACGAAGACCAAAGTGTCGGAGAAGTGCCCGTTTGCCAAGGAGCTGCTGGTTCGGGACGACTGCTTCATCCTGGACAACGGCGCCAACGGAAAGGTCTTCGTGTGGAAAGGTGAGGAAGCGCCGCTTGACCCCCGGGAGAACATCGGCTGCCTGAAATGTAAACCAAGGGAAAGTGATAGTGGTTAGCGGCTCGTGATATTCGGTGTCCAGTCGGATGAAAATTTAATGAGCGTCGTGAAAAATGATTGATGCTTAAACAGCGAGGCCGGCAGATGCACCTGAACAGACCTTAAGAGCCCCTGGATGTGACATAATGGTTTGTTGGGAGGTGGAATGTTTTAAAGGCTGATTTTCTTTTGGTGTCAGGTAAGGGAGCGAACGCTGAGGAGAAGACAGGGGCCCTGCAGATGGCAGATAACTTCATCGAGGAAATGAAGTACCCCAGGATGAAAACACAGGTACTGCTCATCACTCTTTAAGGAAACACATAAAGCCCATTTGAGGTTAAGAAAACCTCAAACTGTCTGTAGCATCACCCTCAGTACATTTGAGGTCACTTGTGTACGTTTACAGTGAGAGACTTGATGTGCTttgtgctgcaggtggagatTCTGCCCCAGGGGAAGGAGACCATCATCTTCAAGCAGTTCTTCAAGAACTGGAACTAAACATTTCACGGGACTGTTCGAGAGGGAGATCTGAAAACAGGCCGCATCTCACACGGaacatatttctttttaaatgcaaatactTGTATGTACATATTTGTGATTTGCCGTAGCTCGTCCTCGACCTTTGGTAGAATCGGAGAGATGTGATGCTACTTTTGTAAAAGCAAACCAGCTTCTTCAGCTTACAGCACCGATATGAAGAgatctacaaaaaaaaaagttaaagagttagaattttgttttttttacatttgttcgCGTGTCACAGTTTTGCCTgccttttgaaaaataaatccgAAACTGCTTGTTACTTGTTGAGGAAGTGGTTTGAGTTTTCCTGTCAACTCAATGAGGTTGTGTGAATATTATATGAACACAACAGCCCAGTGTGATAGTGTCACAGTCATGGTTCAATGTAAACTGTATAGTAATCTAGCCAGGTACTTAACTCGAGTACCACCATGTAGTTTTACATCCTTTTTCTCCACTGgttgtaaataataatttaatgacCCATAGAGGTAATTATTACTGCCAGGTCCCGTCAGACGTATGAATGACTAATTAGGCTCATGACTGCAAGTTGAAAAATCAGAGTGATGATGATGCCGTGATGATGCATGTGGGAAGGGACAGAGACGTTTCTTCCCCGTTGATAACCTGGGAGTTATCGGGTAACAGCAGGTATGCAAACGTATAAATATCAtgtgacaaatacaaaaagtcTTTCTGATTTGAATGCCTTAGGCTTGACTTTTATGCAAGAACGTGGCAAAAGAAAAACTCAGTGTAAACAGCAAATAAGTCCCAGGACAACAAAGGGGTAGAAGAGGTAAAGGAAGAAAAGACTTGACACTAAAACATTTACACATAAGATTTCCATGAAAACGTTACAATGGTTTTATGATGTTTTTTATCTGCAGTAGCTCCTCCCTACAAGGTCGACAATGCACATCTTTTACGGTTGTTTACGTTGGAGAGTTGGCCATGACcgtaaataacaataaatataaatatctcaaATCATGTTAGTGGCATTAAAATTCACATAAGTGCAATTTGAGCTGCACCCGTCACACTTTCGTAATTACTATAAGCCTGGTTATGGTTTCAGTTACACATGCTGAAGAATCAGAGCCTGTGCGTCACACTCAGTGATATCCACTCACTTATCACGGTTATAAAGACTCTCTGCCCTCATGGCTGACGTGCCAGCAGCTGCCGGGCAGCAGCCAGGGTTTCAGCGAGACGTTTCCAGGCCTCCGAGGCCATAAAGGAGTCCAAGGATCAGGGAGACGCAGACGGGAACAAAAagcctggagcagcagcagcggccgtCCAGTCGTCTCCACCTGCAGAGCTGCACCACCGCTCCCTCAGACCACAGGTAGGATGCACCCGATGCACTCGGGGAACATCAGCATATATATATGATTCAGGTGCAGGGCTGTGTGATATGACTGAATCcacaacatgttttcatttgaatttatgatgttttgtacagttttaatataataatgtttCATTGTAgttctatttttattcagaacttCTTTCTTtatatgttgatttgttttggaTGTAATCACTCATCTTAAGAAAATACCGGTTTTCTAAATttgacaaaacatttattttcaagtATCATTGATATAGGCACCTTTGTTATGATTTAGTTGTGGTTAAGTGGCACATTAACATATATGTCacttgtttgactttttttaaacttaactTACTTATCAAACAAAGTAAATTAGTAGTAGAGCAAATGTATAGCATCTTTATAATATGAATTATATAATTAGAGGAATTACCATATAGAGATATCATGTGTTTCTCAATATTTTGTTTCATGCTTACACTTGAATATTTTTCACataaatttatttttcttaaagacaattaaatttTTGTACTATAATATTTTGCTACAGGAACAATTGAACTTCACACATCAGTATAAATAAGCctcttatttaaaaatgtatgttattAAACTGACAGGAGTAATTTTTCTTGTATGaagagtacttttactttgatatttaaagtaaattaaCTTAACCATACTTACACTTTTACTTGAGATGgagttttttcattttcttgtggaatcatcattaaaaagaagaaataaaacattaagacattttagtttttggaTGATTTCTTTCATACTTCTTCCAAATTGTATTGAATTTTCATGAGATCTCTTCTTCACAGGAGTGAGGACGCCACCATCAAGATGAAGAGCATCCTGAAAACTAGCAAAAGTGCgtattaagaaaaataaatgtaacatgCTCCTTCTGCAACTTATAACCTTTGATCAGCTATGTGGCGATAATGTCATATCACAGAGTAAATTAAATCCAACCCTGATAGCCAACTTTAATATCTGCTTTAATTGGAGCTGTAAACTGTTGGACATCCTTCAAAGGCCAACAATCAGATCTGATCGCACTGATTTATTTCCTCCAGAAAAATTGAAACTTAAACCTCCTTTCATTTTCTCCGGGGACTCAGTTGTGTGGATGAATCACGTCCGACACTCAcacttttttctccctctgcagaGTTTGAGGACGGCAGCAGGACCCAGAGCAGCTCCATCGGGGCCCTGCGCTGGACCCTGCCCGAGGAGGACGTCCAGGCCCACAGCTCGGCCCCCAGCAGACACGCCCGCCCCAACAACCTCACCAAGCGCGCACAGGTGCACCAAAGACTCTGGATTTAGCAACAAAACGCCTGCATGACATTGTTGAACTTCCCGTCTGAGTCTGAATAAATGTTATAATTTCGCCCCTTTTTTGCGTTTCAAGCATCAGCATCCTCGTCAGAAGGGCCTGAAGGATCTGCGCAGCCTGCAGGAGTGCGTGTCGTTCGTCCAACACTGGAAAGAGCAAGTTGACCAAGTGTGCAAGGTAGGAGCTGAGTGAAGGAAGGAAAAtagacagggagagaaggagaaagggagagagggagagagagctcaGCAGAGGAGTCAACCAACAAACCAGACAAGAGGCCTTTGTTTTCAGGCAGGAAATATAAAACGCTGGGAGCCACAGGCTTATTTGGCTGATTAGTTCACCCTGTTTAAAGTTCATAGCTGGAGATAAGGTCTGCCAGTTTCCCGTAAGGACTCACACTGACAGTTTTTCCCCCTATTGAGAGGTGAAGGACATGACGTGAACCAGGATTTATGATCGCATAAACCTGATAAGTGATTACTTTCTGTTCATGCAGCTGGTGGCTGATAGGATAGGATTTTGACCCTCTGCTTTGCTTCACAGTAACCCAGGACTGGGACAATGAGCTATACTGTACCCATGAACCAATTTGACTTAAACCAACGGCCCTTTTGAAATCTGTAAATGCAAAACTTCCCAAGAGTCACATTTATAACAGATTGAAGCTGCAAATCGGCTGCAGCGTTTTGTTTTTACCAGAAGGATTCCAGAAATGTCTGTGCCTGAAGTCCTCTTATTCTCATAGTAACACCCCACTATGTGTTGAAGAGCGTCTGATGTTGTCTGACAGTTTCTTGTCTTGTGTTTCAACAGGGCGGATGGGATGCAGAGGAAGGCCCCAGTAAGAAAGAAGCAAAAAGTTCAGACCCGCGTACCGAGAAAAGTCTGGAGGAGAGCAGGAAACTGATCCTGGAGTGGGCCGACGAACTCCGTCATGTCGACAAGGTCGGTACAAAGACCAGTGGGTGGATGTGCCGAGTGTGGCCCAGTAGCAGCAATATCCACTCACCCTCTCTGTGTCCTCAGCTCCTGACAGAGAGCTCCTGGGCGTCTGAGTGTCAGGAAAATAAAGAGGACAAGGACGCAAATGAGGAAGCCCATGGTAGGATCATGGAGTGGGCGAAGGAGCTGCAGAAAGCAACTGAGGTGACACCAAAGTCCAAAATACTAGAGCGAAGGTTTCGGTTAATAAAACGTACCAGGTTCAGCTCGTTTAAGAAGCGTGAAACAATGTCTTTCGCTCTAATGccagtaaaaacaaaatgttatcaTTATGCACTGTCTCAAATCTCGCGTCTAAAAggaacgtgtgtgtttgctgcagagcTGCGGCGTTCAGAGCGAGGACCTGGGCAAAGTGCTGCGTCTGTTGGGCCTGAAGAAGAAGCGGCTGGTCAAGCTGATGCCTCTGCTGGAGTTCATCACCTGGTCTCTGCTGAAGGAAGACAGCACGGTGAGCATTGGTTGTCATAGCGCGCAAAAATCTCAAAGCTCCATTCAATGGCAATGAGACCATGTTAGAAAATTATGCAACATGGACTTGAGTGAACCCTGCTCCTTGGATACGTGTTGGAGCTCAATAGATGAACCAAGTGATTCCGTTTATACGACTCTGATCAACTGCTGCCCTGATAGCGACGGCCTTTGAGAACTGATAGTGACTTTGCAGATAACAGATCATCACATTTGCAGACGATGGTGTTGTGTATGTAGcaaagaaaacagatttttctcaTTCCAAGAGAGTTTGGCAGGATAGCTTGTTTAATGTTAGCCAGCTTCTCAATATGATGCGATTAGCCTCGTGTTTTTGAAGGTTCACATATAAAGAATAATAAAGGATTCGAGCTCTCGtcatacatgttttattttttgtcttttctttagaGGATGATTCCACAAGTGTGGTTACTCGCGAAGCAAAAGACCTGGATAGCAGGAATTCCAAGATATATCCCCAACTCAggtgtgtattttttaaatccctCCAGATTGTGTTGACCTTGGAATTCAATGTTCAACAGGGCGACTGATTGCTGCTCACCCGTCATCGCCTGGTGCCGTTCTTTGAGTTCGATTCATTTTTCAGAAGCATGAAGAGTATTTCAAATTAATAAACGAtaatgtctgtttctctcttttcagttTGGAGTTGGATCTGCAGTGCCTCAGGTAAGATCAGCCTGGACCGTCCGCTTGCTTCACCTCACATGACAACTGGGCAAACAGCAAACATCGGACGATAACCTGATTTATCGCTTGTTCCCTACAGCCGATGTGATTCTTGACCCCATGACCAGCCACCCGTGGCTGCTGGTGTCAGAAGACCAGCGCATGGTGCAGGAGGGCCACACGCCATCTGAGCTCCCCGACAACCCCCAGCGCTTCGACAGCTGGCCGTGCGTGCTGGCTTGGGAGGGCTACAGCAGCGGGCGCCACTACTGGGAGGTGGACATAGCCAACCACGGCTACTGGCGCGTTGGACTGACCACCAGCGTCTCCAAGCGGAAGGGGCGCTTCCCGATGAACCCCAAGCAGGGCTTCTGGACCCTGTGGCGCAGCACACACGACTTCTACGCCTGCACTAAGCCGGAGACGGCGCTGCCGGTCGGCCTTGTGCCTCAGCGTATGGGGATCTACTTAGACTACGAAGAAGGACAGATCTCCTTCTACAACGCAGAAACAAAGTCCCACATCTACACCTTCACTGGAACCTTCAGGGAGACGCTGTACCCTCTGTTTGCTCCGCTGGATGGTCGCACGCTCATGAGAATCATGCCCCCACACGAGATCTCAAACTGAGTGAGATGGACCTCCATGAGTTTTATTGGACAAATGAAAAGAATCTAATTCGTCTTTAAGGAAGTGATGTTTAAAAGCAGAGTCCCCAGTTACATTTAAAATCCACATGATGAGactttcaaaagaaaatatttagaaTTTAAGCTTTGAATCTAAATTTCTCTCTTAGAATTAAACCAGAGTTAAAGAAAGATAAAGGATAAGGACTGAACGACATCTAGGTGCTAAGGATACAACAAAGTTTACTGATCATTgcacattaaaaaatacatacatgtTAGAAATGATTTTTTATAACAAACTGACAAAAACTATAAAAGCTAAAATGAGTATATATTAAAAGAATTATCTTAAACAAtcaatttttaaagaaaaagtatttaaaGAGTCTTTTCTCTGACAGTTACACGAAAATGCAGACATACACACTTCCACATATACACAGCAAACACTTCATGTTTACACATTTCACAGAGGAAAGCTATAATTAAATGTGTAAATCGTATTTATTAGAATATAAagctctgttaaaaaaaaaaccttggacACATTTCCTTCACTTTTCATTCAAAGAAATTAGTAACTTTGCATTAAGTGTGACTGGAGATCCATTATATTTTTCTACCAGCACGTTGTGAGgttataaatataaagttgtgtgt is a window from the Limanda limanda chromosome 22, fLimLim1.1, whole genome shotgun sequence genome containing:
- the si:dkey-219e21.2 gene encoding zinc-binding protein A33, which gives rise to MTQLPGSSQGFSETFPGLRGHKGVQGSGRRRREQKAWSSSSGRPVVSTCRAAPPLPQTTEFEDGSRTQSSSIGALRWTLPEEDVQAHSSAPSRHARPNNLTKRAQHQHPRQKGLKDLRSLQECVSFVQHWKEQVDQVCKGGWDAEEGPSKKEAKSSDPRTEKSLEESRKLILEWADELRHVDKLLTESSWASECQENKEDKDANEEAHGRIMEWAKELQKATESCGVQSEDLGKVLRLLGLKKKRLVKLMPLLEFITWSLLKEDSTRMIPQVWLLAKQKTWIAGIPRYIPNSVWSWICSASADVILDPMTSHPWLLVSEDQRMVQEGHTPSELPDNPQRFDSWPCVLAWEGYSSGRHYWEVDIANHGYWRVGLTTSVSKRKGRFPMNPKQGFWTLWRSTHDFYACTKPETALPVGLVPQRMGIYLDYEEGQISFYNAETKSHIYTFTGTFRETLYPLFAPLDGRTLMRIMPPHEISN